The window TGCCAGGGTCGGCGCCCCAATGGAATTGGTATAGGACGCCGTGGCGACATTCACAGTGTCTCCGACCGCAGGCACCTTGCCGCCCGTGGGCTTGCGCTTGTCAGGATCGCTCCAGACGACATCAAACACCTTTTCCTGCAGCTTGCCGGCCTTCGTCACCCAGCCCTTGACGATCTGGACACGATCCAGATTGGCCCCGATCGGATCCTTCAGCGCTGAGACAATAAAGCTCGGCGCGCCTTTCTTGCCCGCCGAAAGCTCACCGCCCATGGGCACGCCGCGGCGATACCCGGCACGCACCCAATCGCCCTTCAGGTCAGCGTCCTTGAAGTCCCAGCCCCCGAAGAAACGGACGGTCATGCGCGGCCCGGTGCTGCCGTAAACTTCACGCCGTTCCATGGCATCGAAGATCGAGGCGCGCGTGTTCGCCTTTGCCCAGACCGCGGCATAGCCACTCGCCAGATAGTGCCAGCCAAAGCGGCCTTTCCGTGTTCCCAGGTTCTGTTCCTGCATCACCCGCGCCGGGTTGGGCTCGTTGCCGGTGTGCTTGCCGAAGAACTGGTTTTCATCAGCGGTGGACAGCGCTGTATGACTGTCGGTCGAGCCGATGAGCCCGAACTTGTAGGGATTCACACCCATCTGCTGTTCCAGCAGGAGCCCGCGCTTCAGAGCCTCGCGGACATATTCGCCGGCAAACATGCTGGGCACCTTCGGCTGGTTGCCGAGAAGATTGTTGAGCTCCCATCCGGCAACGCCGAAGCCCGCAAATTCGTCATTGGGTGACAGGAAGGGATGTGCCTCGCTGTCTCCCTTGATCTGGGTGATTTCAACGACGGGTTCGTGCTGTGCCCGCCGCTTGGCATAGGCCGCGGTCATTGGTCCACCGCCGGGCTGGGTCAGTTCGAACATCAGGCCATTCGAAAGGTTCGAATTGTGAGGAATTGCGAGAACCCTGCCACCTGTCGCCTTTTCATAGGCTTCCATGTAGTTCCAGATTTCATCAGTTGTCGTCTTGTACGTCGGGTCGAGTGGCACGACCGTGCGGACGCGGTCCGGGCCGTCGCGGAAGATGATGTTGCGGTGCAGGTTGTTGCCGCCCTGCATCAACGTGTATTCAAAGCCGAAGAATGCCGTGAACTTGCCCGGCTCGTTATAGCGTTCGACCGTGTCGATATTGCTGTTCCAGACCGACTTCGTGCGCTCTGCTGTGCCGTCCTGATTGAGCATGGCCTTTGGCAGCGCATTGCGGCCACGCGCATCGAGAATCTCGGCCATCGCGCGCTGCGATCCGGCCGGACCTTCGTGCATCATGTCATACCAGCGCAGCATCGTCTCATCGCGGATGAGAAGCCGGGGCGCATCATACAGGGCCTTGGTCGCTCCCAACCCTTCGGCATGATCCGTGACGACAAGGAAATCGAGCGGGCGGGGCAGCTTTGCCTTCAGACCCGTTGTGGACGTCACTTCCTCGCCACGGGCAAACCGCAATGCTTCTTCCGGCCCCAGACGGACGCCAAAACCAAAAGCATCGACCGAGTTGGCGGTGTGCAAATGCGTATCGCCCCAAAGAACTCGCTCGGGAAATTCGGTTTCCTTGACGACGACATCCTTGCCGCCCGCAACCTTTTTCAATTGGTCGCAGCCCGCAAGCAGGCCGCTTGTCCCCAGCAGCAGAGCCGCCACCATAAGTCTACGTCTCATAACGCCCCTCCTCCGCCGCTTTGCCGGCTGCCTCGCCATGCAGGATGCCATGCTGGCTCCGCGCGTCAATCCTTCGTGTGAAAATCTTTGGTATCAATCTCGAGTGTCAGGGTTGCGGCCGTGACACACTCGGCAATGCGTTCATCCGCGTCGCGGTAATTGGCAAGCTGGTGGTGCCTGAAACGCTAGGCGAAAAGCAGCTCGGGTTCCTCGATCAGGGACTTGAGCGTGGCCAGAAACGCTGCCCCGGCCGCCCCGTCGATCACGCGATGATCGACTGACAAGGTCAGCTTGATCCGCGTTTCAACCGCAATTTCGCCGTCATCATCTTCTCGCAATTCGCGCGAAGCCTTGCCGACCGCGAGTATGGCGGCCTGCGGGGGGTTGATGATTGCGTCGAAGTCCTCAATGCCGAACATGCCGAGATTCGAAACCGAAAACGTTCCGCCGTCGAGATCGTCATAAGCCAGCCGCCCGGCCTTTGCCTTTTCAATCAAGGCGCTGCTGGCCGCCGCAAGCTGGTCGATCCGCATCCGGTCGACTTGCCGAAGGATGGGCGCGACGAGCCCCTTGGGTGAGGCGACCGCAATGGCCACATCCGCATGTGGGAACCGATGAATTTCCTCGCCATGGACCTGCACATTGACATCGGGATGCCTGGCGAGCGCCTTGGCGGAGGCCCAGACAAGATAGTCGTTGATTGTCGCCTTGCTGCCAAGCACGAGGTTGGCCGTCTTGCGCATGGCCAGCAGATCATCGACGGCGGCCGACGTGCGCAGGTAGAAGTGCGGAATGTCCTGCTTGGCGGCCGAAAGCCGCTTGGCAACCACTTTCCTGATCTTGTCAAACGGCTCCACTTTCGGCGTATTGGCAACCGGCGCAAAGGCCTGAGACACGGGTTGGGCGTCTGCTTGCGGAACGAGGGCAAGGACGTCGCTTTTCGAGATACGGCCGCGCGGGCCGGTGCCACGAATGCCTGAGAGCTGCACACCGTGTATCGCCGCCAGCCGACGCGCCAGAGGCGACGCGAAGACCTTGCGGTCATCTTCGACCAGTTGCGCAGCCCCACGCCAGGCGCGCACGGCTTCGGGGCGGATGTGCTGCGTGACATCCTGAAATGTAATTCTGCCACCGCGACCCGAACCTTCGATCGCCGCGATGTCGACGCCCTCCAGTTCAGCCAGCTCAAGCGCCTTCGGGCTGATCGGCCGATTGGTCTCGATCTTGACGGGCGCAGGCTTGCGCGCCTGCTCGGGCTCCGCTTCAGTCTTCGGGTCAGCGACCTCGATTACATCGGCACCGCCAGTTGCAGGGACATAGCCGGCAATGAAATCCGAAATTTCAGCCTCTGTCGCATCAGCATCGCCAAACACTGCAATCAGGGCGCCGACAGGGAGAGCGGTATCACTCGCGGGATGAACGATCCGAAGGACCACGCCTTCGCGCTCTGCCTCCACCTCGTTGGTGATCTTAGAGGTTTCGATCAGGCAGAGAACATCACCCTTGGAAATGGTGTCACCATCCTTGACCATCCATTCCGCAATGGTGCCTTCGGTCATTTCGATGCCCCATTTGGGCATGCAGAAGGGGCGCAACTCTGACATGTGAGGCCCCCTAGCGCCAGCCGAGAACCCGGCGCGCAGCTGCTTCGACCTTTTCGGCCGAAGGCAGATATGCGAGCTCAAGCTCCTTGGCGAATGGAACCGGCGTGTGGGGCGCTGTGACCATCTCGATCGGTGCCTTGAGGCTAGCAAAGGCCTTTTGGGCAACCAGCGCAGAAATGTCGGTCGCCAGGCTGCAGCGCTGTGGCGCTTCATCCACAACCACCAGACGCCCGGTCACTTCAACAGAATCCAGGATCGCTTCCTCATCAAGCGGACTTGTGGTCCGCGGATCGATCACGTCACAGCCGATCCCGTCCTTGGCGAGGGCATCCGCTGCAGCCTCGCATCGGCTGACCATTAAGCCGGTTGCAACCAGTGTAAGATCTTCGCCTGCACGTGAAAGCCGGGCATGGCCGAAGGGGATGGTATAATCGCCATCTGGCACTTCACCGCTCACACCGTAAAGCGCCTTGTGCTCGAGGAACATGACGGGGTCGTCGCCACGAATGGCCTCGCGAAGCAGGCCGCGAACATCTTCCGGGGTCGACGGCATGACCACCTTCAGGCCGGGCATCGCCGAGAGGAAGTGATGAACCGATTGGCTGTGCTGCGCCGCAGCGTTGAAGCCTCCGCCATAGGCCATGCGGATGACCGCAGGACAGAGCGTCTTGCCGCCGAACATATAGCGGAATTTGGCAATCTGGTTCCAGATCTGATCGAGGCTGACACCGATGAAATCCGCGAACATGAGTTCGGCAACCGGCCGCTTGCCGGCAAGCGCCAGACCGCCGGCCGCCCCGACAATTGCGCTTTCGGAGATCGGCGTATCGATCACACGATCCGCCCCAAATCGATCATAAAAGCCGGTGGACGTTGACCAGATGCCACCAATGGCTTCAGGCCCGCCGGCGGTCCCCATGCCGCCGACAACATCCTCACCGAGCACGACTACCCGATCATCGCGTTCCATCTCCTCGAAAATCGTGGAGCGGACTGCATCGCGATACATCATCTTGGCCATTTGCAGATTTCCCCGCTCAATAGGTCACATACACGTCGGCGAGAACATCTTCCGCCGTTGGTCTTTCCGCATTTCGCGCCGCAACAACAGCAGCCTCGATCTGGTCGAGAACCTCGCGATCAATCTCGTCCAGTTCCTTTTCGTCGAGCAGTTTGGCACTCGCCACCTTGGCCCGGAACTTTTGCAGGCAATCGCGTTCGGCCCGAATTTTCTCAAGCTCGCCCGGCCCACGGTACCTCTGCGGATCGCCCTCGAAATGCCCAAAGAAGCGCTCGGTATCGAACTCGACGGCCGCAGGTCCGTTGCCGGCCCGAACATAGTCAAGCAGTTCGCGCATGGTTTCATAGACGGCAAAGAAATCGGTGCCGTCAGCCCGCCAAACCCTCATTCCGAATGCCTCAGCGCGACTGGCGATGTCCCGCTGCGTCCCAACTGCATAGGAAAAGCCGGTATGTTCGGAATAGTGATTGTTTTCAAACACGAAAATGCAAGGCGCCTTGGTCACAACGGCAAGATTCATTGCCTCGAAGGTTGTGCCCTGATTGCAAGCGCCATCGCCGGAAAAGGTGACCGAGACCTTGCCCTTGCCATCCAGTTTCGCTGCCAGGGCTGCGCCCACAGCGATCGGAGCCCCTGCCCCGACGATGCCATTGGCGCCAAGCATCCCCTGATCGACATCGGCAATGTGCATCGAACCGCCCTTGCCTTTGCAAAGTCCCTCGCGGCTACCCCAAATCTCTTTCATCATGCCTTCGACATCGCAGCCCTTGGCGAGGCAATGGCCATGGCCCCGGTGCGTGGAGACAATCTTGTCGTCCTTATCCAGATGCTCGCACACGCCGACAGCGACCGCTTCCTG of the Aquisediminimonas profunda genome contains:
- a CDS encoding 2-oxo acid dehydrogenase subunit E2; its protein translation is MSELRPFCMPKWGIEMTEGTIAEWMVKDGDTISKGDVLCLIETSKITNEVEAEREGVVLRIVHPASDTALPVGALIAVFGDADATEAEISDFIAGYVPATGGADVIEVADPKTEAEPEQARKPAPVKIETNRPISPKALELAELEGVDIAAIEGSGRGGRITFQDVTQHIRPEAVRAWRGAAQLVEDDRKVFASPLARRLAAIHGVQLSGIRGTGPRGRISKSDVLALVPQADAQPVSQAFAPVANTPKVEPFDKIRKVVAKRLSAAKQDIPHFYLRTSAAVDDLLAMRKTANLVLGSKATINDYLVWASAKALARHPDVNVQVHGEEIHRFPHADVAIAVASPKGLVAPILRQVDRMRIDQLAAASSALIEKAKAGRLAYDDLDGGTFSVSNLGMFGIEDFDAIINPPQAAILAVGKASRELREDDDGEIAVETRIKLTLSVDHRVIDGAAGAAFLATLKSLIEEPELLFA
- a CDS encoding thiamine pyrophosphate-dependent dehydrogenase E1 component subunit alpha, yielding MQLSREQMLQAYRRMKIIREFEERLHIDIATGAIAGFTHLYCGQEAVAVGVCEHLDKDDKIVSTHRGHGHCLAKGCDVEGMMKEIWGSREGLCKGKGGSMHIADVDQGMLGANGIVGAGAPIAVGAALAAKLDGKGKVSVTFSGDGACNQGTTFEAMNLAVVTKAPCIFVFENNHYSEHTGFSYAVGTQRDIASRAEAFGMRVWRADGTDFFAVYETMRELLDYVRAGNGPAAVEFDTERFFGHFEGDPQRYRGPGELEKIRAERDCLQKFRAKVASAKLLDEKELDEIDREVLDQIEAAVVAARNAERPTAEDVLADVYVTY
- a CDS encoding DUF3604 domain-containing protein, whose translation is MRRRLMVAALLLGTSGLLAGCDQLKKVAGGKDVVVKETEFPERVLWGDTHLHTANSVDAFGFGVRLGPEEALRFARGEEVTSTTGLKAKLPRPLDFLVVTDHAEGLGATKALYDAPRLLIRDETMLRWYDMMHEGPAGSQRAMAEILDARGRNALPKAMLNQDGTAERTKSVWNSNIDTVERYNEPGKFTAFFGFEYTLMQGGNNLHRNIIFRDGPDRVRTVVPLDPTYKTTTDEIWNYMEAYEKATGGRVLAIPHNSNLSNGLMFELTQPGGGPMTAAYAKRRAQHEPVVEITQIKGDSEAHPFLSPNDEFAGFGVAGWELNNLLGNQPKVPSMFAGEYVREALKRGLLLEQQMGVNPYKFGLIGSTDSHTALSTADENQFFGKHTGNEPNPARVMQEQNLGTRKGRFGWHYLASGYAAVWAKANTRASIFDAMERREVYGSTGPRMTVRFFGGWDFKDADLKGDWVRAGYRRGVPMGGELSAGKKGAPSFIVSALKDPIGANLDRVQIVKGWVTKAGKLQEKVFDVVWSDPDKRKPTGGKVPAVGDTVNVATASYTNSIGAPTLAKVWTDPEFDPSVRAFYYVRVLEIPTPSWPAFDAVRYKLKLPPEVRVKQQERAYTSPIWYTPTKA
- a CDS encoding alpha-ketoacid dehydrogenase subunit beta produces the protein MAKMMYRDAVRSTIFEEMERDDRVVVLGEDVVGGMGTAGGPEAIGGIWSTSTGFYDRFGADRVIDTPISESAIVGAAGGLALAGKRPVAELMFADFIGVSLDQIWNQIAKFRYMFGGKTLCPAVIRMAYGGGFNAAAQHSQSVHHFLSAMPGLKVVMPSTPEDVRGLLREAIRGDDPVMFLEHKALYGVSGEVPDGDYTIPFGHARLSRAGEDLTLVATGLMVSRCEAAADALAKDGIGCDVIDPRTTSPLDEEAILDSVEVTGRLVVVDEAPQRCSLATDISALVAQKAFASLKAPIEMVTAPHTPVPFAKELELAYLPSAEKVEAAARRVLGWR